Genomic window (Ananas comosus cultivar F153 linkage group 1, ASM154086v1, whole genome shotgun sequence):
ATCGGCTATTGCTTATCCCTTGACTGATTTTGCCGGGACGTAGTTAAGAGAGAACTCAGACAATGCTAACATCTATCGTCCAATTCGCCCTCTTAATACTGTGAGTTATGCAGAAACTCTAGGATCTTTTATCTAGAtactatcaaacacctagaggggagGAATAGGTGTATAGGCCAAAAACCACTGcctaacaagttttaaatcacaatcaaatctaataaaatcaaacaaaaggtTGATCGAGCAGCCATCTACATGATAGGCTTGACACGATCAAACCCCTCGCATTTggacaattaaaaaaataaaataaaataaaataaaatatgtaaaaaataatgaatatattttgatttgccTTCTTCGTGATAAGCATTGTTCGAATGAAAAGAGTATCTAGCTCTGTATAGGGCAAATTTTTCAGTGTAACATATGCATATGTCTTCAAAACTGGatgggagggagagggaggggcgCTTGCTCTCCAAAACTTTTCAGTGTGACATATGCGTATATCCTCAAAATGGGATGGGAGTGAGAGGGGTATCTTCACATGTAGTTAAGCGGAACCATCTAAGatgtcttttattttctttctttttttatttttttttttacatcttaAACAACCTGATATGTCGTCGTTGTCGTGCACGACTGACGTAAGGACGAATCAGCATTTCACAGGTAATAATTAATTGGAGGaccaaaaaaaagcaaaaaaaaaaagaccaaaaaaagcaaaaagaaattaaaaaaaaaagcaaaaaaaaagaaagaaaaaaaaagaataaaaatctcCCAGATGCAATGAAGATCTCGCTAGCAAAAATAGGATCCCCGCTGTGATAAAACCTACTTTAGGCTCACAAGAAAAAATGAGCTGAATGCTTGTGGCGAAAACTCTCGCGGGCGCTTGAtgtcataataaaataataaaaatttcgcAAACGATGAAATACTGATTCATCCCTACATCAGTCATGCACGACAACAACGACACATCAAGTTGTTTCAAgatgcccaaaaaaaaaaaaaaggttatctTAGAGGGTTCTGCCTAACTGTATGTGAAGACACCGCTCTCCCTCCCATCCCATTTTGAGGACATACGCATATGTCCCATTGAAAAGTTTTGGAAAACTCTATCAACTACATGAGAGGAGCACCCCTTTCCCTTCCATTCTGTTTTAAAATCCTACAAATTTGTCATTTTAAGGAGATCTTTATGCGTAAACTGAACAAATGGttatcaagtcgttaaactttTCATTTTAAGGAGATCTTATAGATGGCGAATGATTTGAACAatacctatcacgaagatggcaaattaaatatgttcattatttttaaaaaattttatttttattatttttattatttgtccaAATGCGAGGGTTTGATCACAAAGATGGCCGCTCGATCAACCCTTTAATCGTATCGaacctatcgcgaagatggttGCTCGGTATAGGTATTAGCAATGCATACGCGGGTTTGATCGTGTTGAGCCTATCACGAAAATGGCCGCTCGATCAAATCTTTAACCATGtggagcctatcacgaagatggtcgttCGGTATAGGGATTAGCAATATATATGCACGATAAAAGTGGCGATTTAATGTCgaatttgatcggttcgaacTTATCGCAAAGATggtcgtgttgatcaaaccgatAAAAAAATCGCACTTATACTATTTGTATGCATGCGTTACCCTTTGTCATTGGGGAAGTTGCCATTATCGTCGTTGTCATTGTCGTCGAAATCATCGCAGCCGTCACCATCGTTaatttgcttcaactctttttttcttcttttttttttttactttctttttctcttgtttttttcttctttttttttttttttgttggcctGAGAGAGGAGGGACCCCaaaaccccctctctctctctctctctctctctgtacgaacgagagagagagggagagagaggaagaggcgGCCCCCTCCTAAtgccctttctttttctcttttttttttgcttttttttgtttttattccttttttttttaaaaaatttatttttttaatctcatgTTCCTCTTTATAGTGATTTTTTGACCTTTTTATTAtggaaaataattcaaaattttttgaagaaaagctaataatatttttctttatctctttcTTTGTTAATATCTAGTCCCCTAAGAAAAGTAGCAATCAAATcacaattcatttttttttcttctatatcttcaattttgaatttgaattttttttttatctcaaacaaaaattttcataatttagcCCCTATTAAACCAAAGATAATGAAAACCAACAACTTGATAAACCAATTGTTTGAAGTTTGACCGACCGCTCCCGGCacaagtagcaaagggcttgatggttggtacccgagatcccaagttcgaatcttaactgattcacatttccaactaagtttatttctaaatgaaataaacgaagtgagaagcatgctacctatctctcaaaagaagaagaaaaaaaaaaaaaaaaaaaaaaaaaaaaaaagaaaaaaggtttgAAGTCTGGATGCCACAAAGACTTCACAAGAAATATGCTTGTAACAATCCACAGCCCACAAGCATAAAATCTCACATTTCTCCTTGGAAGCCTTGAAAGCTACACCAAACCCAACTCTACTACAAGCATAATAATGAAACCTTGTAGTCTATTTAAAGAGATACTAACTAACAAGGTTTCAAAACACAACCTTATACAGGATTTCCTTCAATTTAAACATTTACTTTGCACCGATTGCGCTATTTGATTCTCTTACAAGCTTTGTTGCCATTCTTGTTTTCTAACAATAATATTAGCGACAACCTTCACAATGTTAAAGCCTTTGGCAGCTTATGTGTGGAATCAACAACAGTTACATGAGAGGGTGGCGAAATCTAATGAGCCAAACCTGCGGCGATGGATGCCGAatccattttctctctcttctcaagGATCGAAGACAATGCCTTGTCAATCTCCGCAAACACGTCTTCCTTGCGGGCATTGCCATTTACCTGAATTGAATAGTGAAAGAGGACCAAAACTTAATGCAGTGTGATAAAACACAGTATGGTAAACGAGTTGGTGGGCTAGAATACTCTTAAGAGTAAACGGGTTGTTTTAACACAGAATCATCCTCGAAGATGGAGATtttgaattgatgatcggcatcATAAAAagtgatctagagtatttgaaatacttgGGAACCAAATTTcgtgttttttaaaaaattatttgcctagtgactGAAGGGGTTCAAAATAAACAATTCTTTATAGCCTATATGAGTCTTTTGCTCGTTTAACACTGCAAAACAATTTAAAtctattgaaattttttatagaatttttttttttttaactattcaGATCACGCTTGACAACTCTGATATTGAAATGAAAAATCATAACCACTACTTTCACAATGTTATTCATTTGCGATCATTTGTTTTGTAATCACATAATGGACATGGTAgcgatttaaaaaaaaaaaacacgaaatTCAATATCTAGATGCTGAAAATACTCTAGATTGTCAATTCGAATGCCCCATCTTTGAAAACAAGTTGATAGTATGGTGGCCTGTTTACTTTTAAGAGTATTCTAACCCAACtcataataaaaataaacaatgctTGAGCTAACATAACATTGTAGAGTAAATCAATGTATAtataaatgacaaaaaaattgCTCAGCGAGTCGTTATTAGACAAAGCAGTGAATTCAGAGAGTTATGGTTTTAACCACCAGACATTCAAAAGCTTAAGCAGCGTCTAACCTTAACCAAAAACTAGCAACAAAATCGTGAAATCAACAAtagtttttgagttcttttGACTAACTGCTATCTGAATCCCCAATTTCTTTGCTTAAACATATTAGAGCCTGCCGTTATTTGATTTTTACAGTTGGATCCTTTATGTGCTAAGGATCGTCAATCACACGTGGCCATTAACACATTTAGTGACCTCTTTACTCTTCGCTATAAACAAATAACATGTAAATGACGGATACAGAGCAATTAACATAATGCATAGTCCCGTGTAGAGTTCATGTAACAACTGAAATCAATGAAGACAGGAATAAACGAAATCCAGGAAGCATATGATAATCCATTACGTTTCATTAGAACAATAGATCTAGCAGATATTCCTATTACGTTTGATTAAAATAAAGGATAATTTGATTTCCATTGGAATAGAAGTATTCTAACATAAAATTGGTTAGCCCCATCAATTGGGCAGCTCATCGGGATATTTGGGCTAACCCAAATCTAAGAAAAAACTTCGCTTTTTTGAGGTGTGTTTGGTCGAATAGCGGGATGCATGCTACTTCTTTGGGGGTGCTTCCAGCAAGAAAGTAGAAACCAGTTCACTAGTCCGCACGCATTTCAAGACCAAGTGAAAGAACGTTATTGGACTTTAAAGAAAGATGATAGTCAGATCTCAAGAGATGTATCCCGAAAAATAACCAAGTATGAACAACAAACGATTAACCAGTTAATCAATATATAAGTCCCCAGATTTATGGTGCAGAAAAGAAAGTGATAGTCTTTACAACTGAATTAATTGTTCAGAACCGATAATTCCTCTTAATGTGTTCTTGCACGTCGACTACAAAGTGTACATGAAATCAAAGATTTTGATCATATGAAATCAATTTAAAGAAAAGTCAAATTATGAAACCCATATAAACAAATTAAGTACAAGGTCATTAGTACAAGGTCATTATCAATGATTTTTGTTCATATGAAATCAATGATATCGGTAAATATGAAATCAATATAAACAAAGGTTATGGAATCAATGATTTTGATCCCATTAAATCAATATAAACAAAGGTCAAAATATTGTGTTTGAGAGGGCTTTCTTTGTAAGCTGAAGGTGACCTGACCCTCTCAAGCATATAGAGTGAACATTCCCAACAATACTTTGGAACCTAAACCTAAGATCCTAGTTTTAGTCCTTTTGATCTTCAATCCACTTAGTCTACCAATTTTCTTCAATAACAGAAGGTTAAACCCAAAGTAAATAAGAAGCAAAAGCACCAAAGTATAATCCTGGGGAAATTATCACCCAGATTGCAGTTGTGTCTCTACAACCAAGAAACTTTATATAAAAGCCGCCTAAAGAGTGAACAAAGTTGTTGGAAGCTAGAATCAAGAATTTGCTCGTGGACATAATCCCATAAATTTGAGTATACAAAGATCATGCATTTCTTTCATCTCctttttattagaaatttatAATGTTTATGAACGTCCACCCTTCTTAAGGAAAattggaagagagagagagagagagagagagagagagagagagagagaaccaacAGGTTACTCTTCTCTGGACCCCATATTGGCAGGATCTTTGCTTTATGGGATACTTGTAATCAAGGAAAGTACTACTTTGCTATCCACTCATTTTTAGCACCCTATCTCAAAAATAGCTAATTCCTTAATTTATTAGTTATACTTTCACTCATATAAATTTCATTAATAAGACCATAGTTGTTCATAGGTTAGACAGTTAGAAACCGAGACGTCATGCAAGTGTTCTTGGCAATCTGAAGTCCAtgtaatacatatataaatgcaTTGCATCACAGTATTACATTCGCAAACAAAAGTCCTGTTagatataatagagagagagagggggagagtaGTTATGTACCTTGTATATTATGTCATCATATATTGAAAGTACAGAGTCGACATTTTGATAATGAGTCTGCAACCTCAACCTTACCTatgaataaagaaaagaaatagaaagcaTAAATAGGAGATCTATCTCAAATAAACCATGTTGTTTGTCTAtatcagataaaaaaaaatgcgcATTAACTAACTGACAAGAAAAACAGAAACCTTAGGGCTCGTTTAGGATCatgtttgtttattattttttttaaacactaagtctatataatttgatatgttgGAGGAAAGACTTTCTTTTGTTGACTAGCTTACAATACATCCGGCTAAGTAATAGATGATaacttgttttaaaaaaatttggaagcaaaaaaaaagttgctttcaaatctttatttttcttttgccaAGTAAACACTTCGGAtgaaattgttgcaatcaatcCACTATCCAattctgcattttttttttatacacaaattatatttaaaaaaataaaagacaaaCACAATGTCAAACGAGGCCTTAGTAAGCATTGTTTCAATTATAACATAATCATAGTTATATCTGTGCAAAGAAATGTCAAATTAGCACCCACCTTACAATTTTTGCATTTGAGGCCCCTGCTGTGCCAAGTAATTATTACAGGTAATGTGAGTAGATTTAGTGTTTAATACAGAATAATTCTTGGAAACCATAAAAGGTGAATACATTGTTTTGTAAACTTGAAACAGAATCAATAGAATTTTGTAACTAAAGAAAGTATAGTACCTTTTCTTCTGTATCGTCAAAGCGTTGAGTAAGCCTTGAAGCGATTTCCTCATTCTCAGGTGGAGAGTACTTTAAATGATATATTCTTCCAGTAACAGGATCAAGTCTCCGTCCGACCACTCTCTCAATAAGAATTTCATCGGAAACCTGCAAGAACAATTTAGTAATAAAAAGCGAAACAAAGTCCACAAATTGATTACTCTTTGAAACAAAATTCTTACTTCTAGAAGAATGAAAAGATCAGGTCGAATTCCAAGATCCTCAAGTGCCATTGTCTGAGATAAGCTTCTCGGATATCCATCCAACAGCCAACCATTTTCTTCAGCATCAGGTTGCATGAGCCGTTCCTTCACCATCTGAGCACCAAGAAGATATGTTGAAAACAGTTCGACAAAATTCATGAGTCTAAAAAAGAAAGCTAGATATGCGTATTAATTATATACCAAAACAACGATTTCATCAGGGACCAACTTGCCCTTCTCCATGTATTCTTTGGCCCGCTTCCCATTATCAGTCCCAGCGGCAATTTCCGCCCTAAGCAAATCCCCAGCAGAAATGTGTACCAGCCCAAACTGCATATCGGAATTCATTCTGTCGCTATTCAGAAAGGATCCACCGCACATCGATCCATAATGCAAATGAGTCACGAAGGCAATATAGAACTACAACTAGGACACCGTAAATGCAAAGTATGGAACTACTACTAAGACACTGGATAAGCAAAAGGCGAAACTACAACTATTATGGGAATCAGAAAGTTAAACTTCGCTTCCTTCACTATATGTATTTCAAACAGCATATTAAACCTCACGACATCACATGGTGATATaaataagagaataaaaaaaatctaaaacaaaGCATGAAAGAGTTACATTACAGCAAATGACCCACAGAAAGGCAATTGCTCCGAATATAAATAAAGAGAATTGATGTTAAAAAAACACATAATTCAAATGGAATAACTGAAAGGAGAAAAAGTCTAAGGGATCCATATACACAAGCAATAGAACATTAATGTTATGTATATGCATCTGCCCAGAATGCGCATTCAAAACAAAAGagctacctttttttttatgagcTCACATTGTGTTCCTTTTCCAGAAGCCGGCGCCCCCGAAATCATTATCCGCAGTGGTGCCGGTTTTGCCTCAGCTACAACCTGTTTGAGATGATAATCAGAAAGAAAGCCTAAACAAATCAATTACATTCTAGTGAAACTAAGTAATGGAACAAAAAGAAAGATCCAAGTTTACTGAAAAATCACCAACAATTTTATGAAACTACGTAGTTCACACACAATTGAAACTACGTAGCAATTTAAGATAATGAAGCAATACCcagatttttttgaaaaaaataatttgatttgaaGCAAGATCAACACATTGTTTCTACATTTTCTCACAACTTATAGATAAAAGAGTAAGAACAAGCAATCAAAAGTATAGACTCATTTGTGTAGCTTGCAAATAAACTCTCAGTGATcaacaaaaaggaaaagggtGCGGAAAGAAAGATCTAAACATgctaaaatttatcttttaagaCAAATAAGTAAaacctaaataaaaaaaaaaaaaaaaaaaaaaatccaatttttagcCGGACTAATATGCTCTCCTCCACAATTTAAACAATTCAAGTTAAAAAGCATGATAGTCAGCCTTCAAAAACATCATACTCATTGGTGAATTCGCAAAGAAACGCAATGATACTCATGGTGGAGGAAACAATTAACCACGTCTACTCAGAAGGAATAAGGAATGGAGAAGAAGCTCTAAATACACAAAAACTAGTTCttttaagctaattaagcaaAACCCAcatcaaaattaacaaaaaaaaaaatccaatttttagcAAAACCAAATGCTCTCCTCCACAAATTTCGCCAATTTAAGGACCTCAAAACCAATATACTCACGGCCAAAGCTTGTAAACAAACCAAAAAGGAGACCAAATCAAAGGGGGGTGAAGCAACTAACCGGGGATGCACGAGAGGTCGATTTGGACGGAGCGTTCCATTTGAGCCCAACGGAGATGCGCTTAAGGTGTTTGTGCTCGTGCCAAAGAGAGGCGTTTGAGGCCACGAACGAGTGAGGCGAGGAGAGAGAAGTGGTGGGCTTATGGCTTCGGGGAGAAGCCAAAATCGGGCTCGGCTTCGCCGCCGCCATTGGAGAgccctctcgctctctctctctctctctctctctctctctaagaagaatacgggggaggggggagagagcTCAGATGCCGTGGTCGCTCAAAACCATCCAACGGTTGTAATAACGCCGTTATCGTCGAACAAAACGGCGCGGTCTACGCTGTTACAGTCATATTTTCTTGCACCGGGTGCATACGTGCAACTTACGGACCACACCCAAACTTTGACAATTTGTTCATGAATAATTATCTTATAATTAAAATGTGATTACTCCCATTCgtttgtataaattaaaaaatttaaaatgcatgGAACACAACATAATTATGattcattttgatttgactatttaatattttataattctaattttactatctaatccataaatttgtttgttttaaGCTATTTTATAACTCTTCTATTTTGACTTGTTGGAGCATTTTAATGTGATTTAAGCAACTATATTTTGATTGAAGTAATTAatctatctaaattttataacaaGAGAGTTATTAAAAGACTTAAATTAAACAAGTATAGTAGCCAAATACCAACATAAAacttttgaaagattagataattatataaaaatgagTCAAATTAAGTTGTGATaacttctatatatttttacctaaacaAATTATaagcattaaaaaaattattaaataagcaTCAGGTAGTCCCAGAAAAACTATAATAGAAAAGAATATTatttataacaaaatattatttaattcataaataataggtgtcagaaaattatagtTATTGAATCACAGACCTTGTGTGTTATAAAAAtgcatctaattaattaaattgtagaatattttgtttataaaaaGGAAAAGTTTTAGGTGGACCTGGTCTATGGAGCAgattagacaaaaaaaaaataattacttatatattcctgaaaagttttcgacttttttatttaccatacttagaagactaatatttttttaaaaaaaaaaggtagcatggtacccgcttcattcatttaggaaataaatttagctacatgGATTGAAGTaaggatgcaaacggatccggattGGTGAAGCTTCCGCCCCGAATAGGGTAGTAAatagagaaaataaacggaCTCAGAGCGAAAAACGgaataatttttatgatccgaGACGGATTTGGGGCAGAAAACGGGAGAAATTTTAACCCGCCCCAAATCCGTCCCGCCATGATCCACCACAAATCCGCCTcgacttatatttttaaaaaatatctctaaaaaataatgtatttacaaaaaagtccaatatacaaataagttagtgctctcatttctcatatatttaaattttttgaattttgctttgcattgtgattgatatttttaatttttataattaatttcgttaattttatatatattattattaaaaattattattttatattttataaaatattaataatattataattttacaaaaaatattagttggccgGGTGGATTCGGAGTGCCGGCGGGAGGTGGGTTACGAagcggggcggattatgggatatattttttaactcaTCACGGATTCGGGACAGAAAACAGTGCAGGATTTTGATAGttggggcgggaggcggggccgGGCTCCCACCCCTAAATCCACCAAGTTTGCATCCCTAGGTTGAGGCAACGCGGCCTCAAAAAACATTCAAGGcaaccaaataaaaaagacaaataaaaataaaaaagaaaaatcgtagataaaattaataattttactcCTCGCTCAAATCTAAGTCACTATAAGCTGCAAAACTTTGcccaatattaaaaatatttttttaatatttcaagttatttcaaatatacccctaaagATGGATTCTGTTAGTGAAACAAccattatctctataaaattactcttttgcccttttaaatatatcattctactttcacaaacttttcttatttgattttaagttcggaaaaaaaaattattttgatttctttcctttcaaatatatccttctaccaccgctaactttttttatttgctcttaagttatgggcaaaaataaatattttgactgCTTTTTAACTCTAGTAATAATTTAATCTGAAATAACTTAACAGGTACTAATAGCGAgggtatttttaaataacaaagaATTAATACGATGGATCTATTTAACAACAAAACTTATGGATAAATAACATATTTCAGAAATATTAAGAGATAAATAGATAATTATCCCAAAACAAATTATCTTGTCTCCTTTATGGGGAGAAAATACATTAGACCAGTGGTTTGCAATTTAAATTTTCCGGTTCACCGATTGTATGGTACTCTTGGTTTAGGTAATAATTCCCCTCATAAATTTGACAAGTAATAGTGTTTGAGAGAAAATGAGTACTACCACAGGTCTCGATTTAGCGATAAGTTTAATTTATATGACATTTGCAATGGTGTAAGCTTTAATTTTCTATGGAGCTTaactttgaaattgaattttatgaTCGATCATTAGACCAAGTTCTAttttgcatttttaaaaaacaacCACTTTGATGCTCAGGAGCTTTATAAAACGATGTGTGCATAAATGGACACTTTAAGATGTGCCGAAAGAGAATATATTCTAAAGTATTCTTACAGTTAGTAATTGATTTatctttatattataatatgacTAAGCGAAAATTATAGACTAActaagaaaataatagaatattATAAGTTATATAATTTCCTAATGTAATAATATTgaacaaaacaataaaaaaaaaattgaaaaagaagagGTGGATTAATCAACTGCACATACTCATGCACACAAATCATTCACCAGTTAACCACACATAACAAGGATAAACAACACACTAAATTTTATTCACATCTTCCAAAACATCCTCAGAAATGttcaaattttttctaaaaacacaTCATTTGATCCAACTGGTCAGAGAGTTGCATAGAGCTTTAGCTAGAGTATGTTGCACCCAAATGGCAGCAACTCTTCAACAAAAACCACATGGCTCAGACCATGTGACCTGCAAGTGCTGCAGCATGGAGGCAGAAGCTTGCTGGTTCCTGAtgcttccttctcttctttcttctcctctcttttcgGTTCGACGCTCACGACCTCCACCGCCTTCCCTGCCTTCTTCAGCTCCTTCCCGACCCGCAACACGTCCACGTCCCCCACCACCGTCAGCGTGCTCTTCTCCGCGTCCAACGCCAGCGATTGTATCCCTAAGTAATCATCAACCATCCAAGAAAATCGACACAGTGATATACATACGCATAAACATATATGCGCGCAtttatatatacgtatatatctTTTCGTGATCTTAGTttagggtaaaatgtatggatagtcgCTGTACTATCCTGATATTGCAAATTGTCAGTACTCGAAcgttaagaaaaataaaaaataaaaactaaaattttgcaATAAAATAGATTACTTAATCATAGCTGATTAAACCAAAATAAGCCAGACAGTTTGCAGCAGAAACAAAATAGTTCTTTCATCAAAAACATTTAACTTTTGAGCTCAAGTTTCATGCGTGCGCGCACACTCGCAAGTAGAGATGAAGAGAGAAAGGCGGTTTACTAACCGTTGAGCCGTGCGACTGATTTCATAATGCTGGTTTGGCACCTGTCACAGTTGATGCACACTTTCAACACAATCTTCTGCAAATCAtttcaaagaacaaaagaagatCAGAAGTTACTtcgaataaaaagaaaaacacaaattAACAGATCAAAGAACTGAAGAAGAATAGAGGAAGATCTTTAATATTTAGCTAGCAATTAGTCCGTAGGTACTAACCTTCATATTTACTTGCTACACAAACAGGGGATTAATATCGGATAGATGATTACTCGAGGCCGGTTCGaagcaaatagatagatagatagttcCCAATTACACCATGAAATGGTTGGAGCTCTGAATATGAAGCCTCAGACTAAATCATGAGGAATTAGTTGCTGTAATCATCTTACAAGTCATCACAAGAAACTTGCTTTAAATATTTATAGTAATACATGTGATCATGAGAAGCATTTAAGGGAACTCTCTCAGTTACACTTAGAAATTTTCATGTTAATGTAGGAAGCAATGAGGACCACATTTCCCCAAAGGGCCCTTTGAGGCAGGTGAGGATGAGTAGTACTAATTCAGATACTCCAGTAATATTGCTGAATCTGAgtatataattttcatttatgtCCTTCTAAACACAGTTATTTTGATTTACGAATTGAGTACTATATGCATACGAGGTAAATTACATTATAATCCTTCCATCGACAACTCCTGTTGATTTATTCTCTATGGATAAAGATTCTCTTACATTGTTACGGTTCTCTCCTTTTCTTGGTAATTTTTCGGTAAAATTGCATGATAGACCCTGTGATATCCTGGAATTGAGACACAGTCCATACGCTTTTTGCTTGAAGATTTAGTCCCCGAACTTTTAGATATATGGCATTTTAGTCCCTGACTGTacaaaatatctaatttttcttgCAAAGG
Coding sequences:
- the LOC109715807 gene encoding adenylate kinase, chloroplastic — protein: MAAAKPSPILASPRSHKPTTSLSSPHSFVASNASLWHEHKHLKRISVGLKWNAPSKSTSRASPVVAEAKPAPLRIMISGAPASGKGTQCELIKKKFGLVHISAGDLLRAEIAAGTDNGKRAKEYMEKGKLVPDEIVVLMVKERLMQPDAEENGWLLDGYPRSLSQTMALEDLGIRPDLFILLEVSDEILIERVVGRRLDPVTGRIYHLKYSPPENEEIASRLTQRFDDTEEKVRLRLQTHYQNVDSVLSIYDDIIYKVNGNARKEDVFAEIDKALSSILEKREKMDSASIAAGLAH
- the LOC109715836 gene encoding heavy metal-associated isoprenylated plant protein 43-like; this encodes MKKIVLKVCINCDRCQTSIMKSVARLNGIQSLALDAEKSTLTVVGDVDVLRVGKELKKAGKAVEVVSVEPKREEKKEEKEASGTSKLLPPCCSTCRSHGLSHVVFVEELLPFGCNIL